The Caldisericum sp. genome includes a window with the following:
- the wtpA gene encoding tungstate ABC transporter substrate-binding protein WtpA — MKKLVVFSLVVLFVFSITIGVLPVKGDTKVEGEISIGKTFAVINSKVVKIDVTPVISNGRTLISGSFLANTLGGFYDYNPNSKTITLLFDLKVFTFEVGSKKAIIDNENYETLDVAPAVIKGVPLVPLRFVIESLGGIVMWNGNTRSVKFSYSPKPLSKTLKVTLKVIHAGSLTQPIRSVEENFKNYYKNLNVQINFEDMSAGSVDVVKQVSELKKEMDVVITADSFLIPQYLIPKYASSYIEFATNKLVLCYTDKSAYAKEITSNNWFDILLRKDVDFGYAEPNSDPCGYRTLLMFQLAELFYKKPGLYNSLLNATKPQNIRPKSVELVALLQTHELDYAFEYESVAIQNNLKYISLKDELNFGNPELKDWYAKASFTLKDGTVVKGAPIVYGLTIPENAPNKIWAERFVMYLLKYGKDDFKKAGQPFVDFKAYPDIYKIPAIVRIGIRN, encoded by the coding sequence TTGAAAAAGTTGGTTGTTTTTAGTCTTGTTGTTTTGTTTGTATTTTCTATAACTATCGGGGTTTTGCCCGTAAAGGGTGATACAAAAGTTGAGGGAGAAATTTCCATAGGAAAAACATTTGCAGTAATCAATTCAAAAGTTGTGAAAATTGATGTTACACCAGTTATTTCAAATGGAAGAACGCTTATTTCGGGTAGTTTCCTTGCAAATACTCTTGGTGGCTTTTATGATTACAATCCGAACTCAAAGACCATAACCCTTTTATTTGACCTTAAGGTATTTACCTTTGAGGTAGGTTCAAAAAAAGCAATTATCGATAATGAAAATTATGAGACTCTCGATGTTGCACCTGCCGTTATAAAAGGCGTTCCTCTTGTCCCTCTTAGGTTTGTTATAGAATCACTTGGCGGCATAGTTATGTGGAATGGAAACACAAGAAGCGTAAAATTTTCGTATTCTCCAAAGCCTCTTTCAAAAACATTGAAGGTAACCCTTAAAGTAATCCACGCAGGAAGCCTTACCCAACCAATAAGAAGCGTTGAAGAAAACTTCAAAAATTATTACAAAAACCTCAATGTCCAGATAAATTTTGAAGATATGTCCGCAGGAAGCGTTGATGTTGTAAAGCAGGTTTCGGAACTAAAAAAAGAAATGGATGTTGTAATTACTGCAGATTCTTTCCTTATCCCACAATATCTTATACCGAAATATGCTTCCTCATATATAGAGTTTGCAACAAATAAACTTGTTCTATGCTATACGGATAAAAGTGCATATGCAAAAGAAATCACAAGCAATAATTGGTTTGATATACTTTTGAGAAAAGATGTTGACTTCGGATACGCAGAGCCAAACTCGGATCCCTGCGGTTACCGAACCCTTTTAATGTTTCAACTTGCAGAACTTTTTTACAAAAAACCCGGGCTTTACAATAGTTTGTTGAATGCTACAAAGCCACAAAATATCCGCCCGAAATCAGTCGAACTTGTTGCACTTCTTCAAACACACGAACTTGATTACGCCTTTGAGTATGAATCTGTTGCAATACAAAACAATTTAAAATACATTTCGCTTAAAGACGAACTTAACTTTGGAAATCCTGAGTTAAAGGATTGGTATGCAAAAGCATCCTTTACCTTAAAAGATGGAACAGTTGTAAAAGGTGCACCTATTGTTTATGGGCTTACAATCCCCGAAAACGCACCAAACAAAATCTGGGCTGAGCGATTTGTGATGTATCTTTTAAAATATGGAAAAGATGATTTCAAAAAAGCAGGACAACCCTTTGTGGATTTTAAAGCATACCCGGACATCTATAAGATTCCTGCTATCGTAAGAATTGGAATAAGAAATTAG
- a CDS encoding ABC transporter permease, whose product MKNRFFRYALGIIAGIGILFIIVPLMRLITYPRPSLLISSLKDPLNQNAILNSITFAFIASVLSVIIGIPLSYLIAKGYFGKLESIIEAICDTPLATPHIIAGIALLLVFGKDGLIGKLLYNTFNIKLIGTAFAVVVAMMYMSFPFFVDTVKEGFKGIDPSIERASRILGASEVHTFFLIDIPLVKGHIISGFLSSFARAISEFGAVIIVAYYPMTAPIRIYDAYTQYNLETSISVAATLLIISLIIFAILRIIGRRVK is encoded by the coding sequence GTGAAGAATAGATTTTTTAGATATGCGTTGGGTATCATTGCAGGTATTGGCATCCTTTTTATAATTGTGCCGCTAATGCGCCTTATAACTTACCCGAGACCCTCGCTTCTTATTTCTTCTCTTAAAGACCCCCTGAACCAGAATGCGATTCTCAATAGTATCACCTTTGCATTTATTGCATCGGTTTTGAGTGTTATTATAGGCATACCACTTTCGTATCTCATTGCAAAAGGGTATTTTGGAAAACTTGAAAGCATAATTGAGGCAATTTGTGACACTCCCCTTGCAACCCCTCACATTATTGCAGGTATTGCACTTCTTCTTGTTTTTGGAAAAGACGGCTTAATCGGTAAATTACTCTATAACACATTCAATATAAAACTCATAGGAACTGCTTTTGCAGTTGTTGTTGCGATGATGTATATGTCGTTTCCATTTTTTGTAGACACGGTAAAAGAAGGGTTTAAAGGAATTGACCCATCGATAGAAAGGGCATCCCGCATATTAGGTGCAAGTGAAGTACATACTTTCTTTCTCATCGACATTCCCCTCGTTAAAGGACATATAATTTCTGGCTTCCTCTCCTCTTTTGCAAGGGCAATTTCAGAGTTTGGCGCTGTAATTATTGTTGCATACTATCCAATGACAGCACCTATCCGCATTTACGATGCATACACGCAATATAACCTCGAAACATCAATCTCTGTTGCAGCAACCCTTCTTATCATATCACTTATTATTTTTGCTATCCTCAGGATTATAGGAAGGAGAGTAAAATGA